The window TCGTCGTCGGTCGTGGGCGTGTCACTCGTGGCGCGCCCGGTCGTCGCGGTGGCGCCGTCACCGGGGGACGGCTGCCCGTCCGGCTCCGCCGGTGCGTCCGGCTCCTCGCGCGCGAACACGACGAGGGGCAGCGTCACCTCGCGACCCGTCCCGGCCGTTCCGTCGACGCGGACGCGGTCCCGTCCCTCCTCGTGGACGGCGTCGCGTTCGATCGCGAGATCGAGCACGCTGAGCACGAGGCCGAGGCGGCGGAACTCGGGGTCGGTCGCGGCGTACACATCGGCGCCCGTCACGGTCTCGCGCGTCGCGAGCAGGTGTTCGACGGTCGCCTCCGCCGCGGCCGCGCTCGTGCCGGCCGCGAGGCGCAGCGCGAGCCGGTCCTCGTTGGGCAGCGTCGTCGCGTCGGTCGCCGCGACGACGTCGACGCTCGGGCGCCCCCGGTCGCGCCACGGCTGCATCTGCGAGACGTCGCGCACATCGGCGCCGCCGAGCCCGAGTACGTCGACGGGCACGGTCACGCGGCCGGGGCGATGCGCGACCCACGCGTCGCCCGCCTCGAGCGCGCGCTCGGTGAGCGTGAGCAGGCGGTGGTGCTTCTCGGCACCCGAGCGGGTGAGGAAGCGTCGCAGCGACGACGTCCAGCGGCTGTAGCTCTCCTGCACCTCCTGCTCCTCGGCGAGCAGCGAGGAGATGAGTGATTCGAGGCGCGTGCGCTGCGACTCCGTGAGCTCGGCGGCGAACGGTCCCTCGAGGATCTGCCCGATGTCCTCCCGCATCGCGTCGATCCCGCGGGACGAGAGCATCGCCGCGAAGCCGCGGTACGCGCGTCCCTCGGGGGTCTGCTCGAGCAGATCGTTCTCCTGCAGGTAGCGGTCGACGAGCGCGCCCTTCCCGATGCGCTCGAACGACGCCTTGCGGGCGACCTCGCGGTGCCGCTGCTCGACCATGCCGCTGAGCTGGCGGAAGCTCTCGGGCAGTGACGACGTGAGCCGGACGACCTCGTCGAGCTGGCGCGCGGCCGCCTCGGGCGCGACGCGCTCGGGCCCCTGCGTCTCGATCGCGGCGCGACGCGCCCGGAGCGCCTCGATCTCCTCGTCGATTCGTGCGAGCTGCGCCTCCGCGCTCGGGTTCGCGAGATCCGCGAGGCGGCGGACGGCGTGCGTGATGCTCCCGAGTCGCGCCTCCGAGACGGCGCTCTCGTGGGCGCCCAGCTCGCGCACGATGCGCAGCGCGCGCAGCGCGTGCTGGGAGAGGCGGTAGTGCGCGCGTCCCTCGGGGCCGCCCGCGCGGGTGCGCACGAGCCAGCGCCGCTCGACCCACGCGCGGCAGTAGGCGGCGGGATCGGGGCGGGGATCGTCGCCCGCGCGACGATCGCCGTCGGCGGCCTCGTCACGCAGGCCTGGGGCCTCTGCTTCGTCGTCCGCGTCGTCGTCCGCAGCCTCGTCGTCGTGCGCAGCCCGCTCGTCGTCCGCAGCTCCGAGGTCCGTCGCGTCGTCGTCCGCCGCACGGTCGTCCGTCGGGTCGTCGGCGACATCCGCCGCGCCACCGCGCGTCGCGAGGTCTTCGCCGTCGTCCCCCTCGCGGCGCACCTCGACGGCCCGGTCGGTCGCGAGTTGTGCGAGCACCTCGGCCACGCGCTGGTGGAACCAATCGGCCGAGACGGGTGCGACGGCACGCTCGAGGCACCGCGAGAAGAGCGGGATGATCCACCGGCCGTTGTGGCTGCGCAACAGCGCCCACGTCGGGTCGCTCTCCCACACCGCCGCCACGTCCGCGTCGCGGAGGGCGCCGTCGG is drawn from Pseudoclavibacter chungangensis and contains these coding sequences:
- a CDS encoding DUF3375 family protein; its protein translation is MPDPASPPDGALRDADVAAVWESDPTWALLRSHNGRWIIPLFSRCLERAVAPVSADWFHQRVAEVLAQLATDRAVEVRREGDDGEDLATRGGAADVADDPTDDRAADDDATDLGAADDERAAHDDEAADDDADDEAEAPGLRDEAADGDRRAGDDPRPDPAAYCRAWVERRWLVRTRAGGPEGRAHYRLSQHALRALRIVRELGAHESAVSEARLGSITHAVRRLADLANPSAEAQLARIDEEIEALRARRAAIETQGPERVAPEAAARQLDEVVRLTSSLPESFRQLSGMVEQRHREVARKASFERIGKGALVDRYLQENDLLEQTPEGRAYRGFAAMLSSRGIDAMREDIGQILEGPFAAELTESQRTRLESLISSLLAEEQEVQESYSRWTSSLRRFLTRSGAEKHHRLLTLTERALEAGDAWVAHRPGRVTVPVDVLGLGGADVRDVSQMQPWRDRGRPSVDVVAATDATTLPNEDRLALRLAAGTSAAAAEATVEHLLATRETVTGADVYAATDPEFRRLGLVLSVLDLAIERDAVHEEGRDRVRVDGTAGTGREVTLPLVVFAREEPDAPAEPDGQPSPGDGATATTGRATSDTPTTDDDARHGPRTQEDPA